The sequence below is a genomic window from Anopheles cruzii chromosome 3, idAnoCruzAS_RS32_06, whole genome shotgun sequence.
CTGATCGATATTTGTTTTAGCTTATATTGATGTTATATGTAACTTTCTTTTTAATAATCGAACACTGCTGTTTTcccacacgacgacgacgtcaaaATCGACGTTCAAAACGACGTCAAAATCGAGAAAACTTTCTCTTCCTCTAGAAACGGTGTCCAATGCGATGTTCCCAAATGAAAGCATTCTCCATTGCAGTGCGATGTGATTAGCGTACCGAAAGAGGGGTTCCCGGTTCCGAGACTGTCGTCGCAATTCGACAGCTTTCGTTCTGGAAAGCGTTCTGCTCCAGCTACATCACGCCTCACGACCGTCGAGCTTATGTTTATTTACCCTACCGCTGTACACTTACGACCCTCCAAAAACCGACGTCTATTGACATGGCGTCGCTAATGTCTAATGTTCGCTGCGTATTGACATATGTTTATCAGAATTGACGACCCCGTTTTTTTCGTAGTGTGCTACATGCTGATTGAGAGTAAGTTCTCGAAGAAAGTGATCGAACGATCGAGGTTCGAGAATTTGGGTGCCCGAGCGATGAAGCTTACAGACTTCGGTATATTGACACAACTAATTGACACAAAGCAAGCGGCACTTTATTGCTTCCACTGGTCGATCGTCTTCGAAGCGGCACCAGTTGCCCAACGAGACGTCATTCATCGACAGCGTCTTTGGTCGGGGCGTAGTAAATCCGTGATTCCGGAAATGCGACCGTCAGCAGCGATCGTTCCGTGGCTTGCACTGTTCCTCACGCTGGTTGTCGCGCAGCAAGGTGACATCACTTCCGAGCAGGACCAGCACCGGGAGCGGGTCAAACGATGGCTGAGCTATCCCATCAACGGGGGGCTCGCGAAGATGGTGTTCGGAATCGTCGTCCCGATCCGGTTCCATCATCCGCTGCCGCGTATCATCGTCAACACGTACAACATGCAGGCCGCCTACCGTATCCCGGCCAACATAATCGATCCCCGGCCGGAAACGATCTTCATGAACCGGGCCGCCGAACCAGACGCGAGCCGGGGGCAACTGTTCCGGCTGCTCGAGCGAACCTTCGACCGGGCGGACCGCAACGGGCGGGCCTGTGTGCTGAGGGCCGTCTGCGAGGTGGCCGCCACTCCGCTCAAACATAACGGACTGATTGGCGAAATAATCGATGTGATTTTCACGTGAGTAGCAACCACTGGACCGAGAGAAGCGAGAAAATGGGGCCCGCGGACCCTAATTGGCGCATGATTGACGAAATAAGAAAGCCATATTGACGGGGAAGCCATTTTCCTcttctcgtttcgtttttttccgtgTAGTTTAAGTGCTTCGTGACGAAATTTGCAATTTGTGAAACCGTTCATCAACAGCGAAGCAGCCTTTTTCGGGTCGGGTCCCTTTTCGCATTCGACAAGCCAATTGATTTCGATCGGTTTTCGTAAATGTGCGCAATCGGCCAAAAGGCACACGACCCTTGGCCACTCGCTGCTCGTAATCGTTTCGTGTCACCACCGTTGCCGATTAAACATATTTCGCTTCCGTTGTGTGTCCGAAGCACAGTAAGTTTTGGTGCATTCCGCTGTTATGTCTGCACAAAATTGGTCATATTTTTTCGTCCGTTTTAACGTCATTTAAAAATGACacaatttgaaacgaaaatacAATCAACGCAATCGCATTTCACTTTTGGTTACCATTCAAGTTTGATTCTATTAGCCGGGTCTCACCGAATACCTGCATTCTGGAATTCAAACACGAGGAACTGCGTTTACTTTTCCATTTGCCTTTGCAGTTTCCCCCCAAATCTGCCAAAAAACTACTCGAAATGGCAGGTTTTTGTGTTGGAATTGGCTGTAGTTTTATTAATTCTACGTATGATAAACATAGCATAGCATTTATGTagtatttgtttcgtttagaCCCAATCCGTCGGAGCTACTAGACATCGTATACCTCGAAGCCCAAAGCTACGGTAGCAGCGGGCGTGACTGTATTCAGCATTATCCTTCTTGCCCCAGCGGAAAGGGAATATTCGACAGCGTATCGCTTCTGATACATGACCTATGATCTCGTTGTGGGTGTACCATGGCAAGAATGGTGGACTACCAAAAGCATCGTAGTGTGCAACAGCTCCGACCACGAAACAACGAAGAGGCGAAAAGCCTTCAGTCAACTTCAGCCACTCTTCAAAGCGCACAGGCGAAAGGTGACGTTGCTGATGGCGACTTCCGACCTTTTCGCGGAACCGTGAACAACTTCGCGCAGAATGCTGTACCCGGAACAGGTTTTCTTGGGGTCAGACCActcagagaaagagagggagagagagagattttaTTAATGAAACTGTGTAATAAATTATGCGAGAATTATAAAAGTCTGCCATGATTTACAACTCgcgcgttgtgtgtgtttgtatgtggCCATACGTTCAGCAACATCCGAATCGTGAGCTTCACCGCCTTTTAGTTGGCCGCCTAGACCCGATGCGGGTACCTCGGCCGCCTCGACTGGTGGTGAAAATGCCTAGATTTGtagagaaataaaacaaataccGCCATTGCCATTGTTCGCCCCTCCGGCCATCTTGTGCCGGGGCCATTTTGTATTCCGGTACTGGAGTGTGTCCAGTccgggtgtgtttgtgtgtggtgtagCAGCGCCCAACGCAACCCGAAAGAGAAACGCTCGCTGTGTCAGAGGTCCGGACACAATGGTCGTTTACACCCTCCGAAAAGTTGCCAAACAGCAGAGCGGAGCGCCGACCAGGCCCGGCACCATAACCTCACTTCTGCATTATTCTAAGCACCTGCCCACCTTTtcagcgaaagagagagagagagacagggtgTGCGGAAAGGCAAGACCAGCTGCGTTCCTCTTTGGCCACAGATAGCCCCATAAACCCTTTCATCCAAGCGAGAAGCAAACTTTTGGTCCGTTGGCACTCCTTCCTGGCCCGATGGCCGACATTCCATcgcccgcgcccggcccgcacccgtgtgtgtgtgtgtaagcaCCACTAAGCATTTGCGATTACAATTTTCATGCATCATGGGAATCGTTTTTTAGTGGAaaccataaatttcctttcaCCGTCAGAAGCCAGAGCCCGAGCACCAAAACATGGCCCCAAAACCTGATGATGTCCGGTGGTCCGGACCCGGTAGGTGCTAAGCCGCCCAGCGTCCACCCAGCGGCCTGGCCGTGCGATTTTTCGCCGGAGAGGGCTGGCAAATGGGCGTCCTCCGACCGGGACACCGTGCCCTGCAGCGCTCGGGCCGGTCACCGGCTTCGGACGACCAGTTTTGGACCGAGCAGCCATCCGAAAAGCGCCGCTGGCTAGCCAGGCTACTTCGCTCCGGCTGAATACCGGTCACTCTGTGGGCCCGTCCATGTTTCCTGGATCCCCCAGAGTCCCGTTCCATTGTGGAGGAACCTCCCCAGTGTGGCCCATTTCGCCCCGGAAGCAACTTCACCTTCCTAGAACTCGAATCGCCACAAGTTACTGGGCGCATGCTGGTGacaatttttattgccacccATTCCCAGCACGTCGCctcgcccccccgggggaatcAGGTGCCATCTCCGGTTGGTCCGGTCACCTTCCTTCCGGCCTAGTGCTCGACCGAGCCGGCCATCCCCTGCGCGGTAGATGGCGAGACGAgattttcgttcaatttttaaCCTCACTCTAGCTTCGCCGCTGGACTCCGCGTTTGACGGCCGATTAAAGTTTACCATGAAATACGAGTAGCCACCGTGGCTGCTCCACGCTCAGCCATCCCGGTAGCCAGTAGTCAGCCGGTAgtagtttatttaaaaactcAATTCACGTCCACGCTGCGCCCGGTGCTGCACCAGCAACGACATCCGCGAGACTTGGCGCGGTGGCCGTTAAATTGAAATCGGCCATCCAGAGAGTGCTGGTCGCAAAAGGAATCTGAACCTCGTAAGAAGACGGAATtggagaaaatttatttccaggCATCGCACCGAGCCGGTCTTGTTGGAGCTGGTCCAACATTCCTCCTCCCATTCGCCGCCCGTCGCCCAGCCTCGTGCGGCGACTTGAAATGCGGCAGATTGGGCTTTCCGGACCAGGAAGCCAACCACAGTGTTTGAGCGCGCGCTTTCTCGCAAGCGAGCTAACTGGCAAATCGACATTTTTCCAAACAGGAGCTGGTACACTGAGCCCGACGGAGCCTGGCGACGCCCGGAACGgtttgccgtttgtgtgtaCACCGTAATGGCCACCACTGGCCACCATTACGGGGCAAAGTTCGTGTCTCGGTTTCATTACAGAAATGCGCTGCGCTTTTTTGGCACCAACCGCTGACCGCCGCTGGTTTCGTCGtcaccgcacgcacacacaaccggACCAGACGTACGGACGGGACCTTCCTGACGCGTGGTGGCAGGAGGAAGGAAAACCCCCAAAGGGAAACTCCATTCCTCGCTGGACTGCCAATGTCGGTTTCAGGGTGTCCATTCTTGGCTGGGTCTGCCTCTTCGCCAGGGTGTGTGTCCTGCGGGATGTTCATGAGGTATGTGGCAGTGAATTGCTTCAGGTCGTTGCTCTAATTACACGTGTCCTGATGAGGAGCGGGTTATTTTGGGGGACGAACAGTTAGCTTTAAAAGTACCGGCAACAGAAGCTAGGAATCGAGTTTTAAAAGTAGCAGAAAAGTAGTTCGAAAGAGAGCAGGCTCAGTTATAGCGCGGA
It includes:
- the LOC128270139 gene encoding uncharacterized protein LOC128270139; the encoded protein is MRPSAAIVPWLALFLTLVVAQQGDITSEQDQHRERVKRWLSYPINGGLAKMVFGIVVPIRFHHPLPRIIVNTYNMQAAYRIPANIIDPRPETIFMNRAAEPDASRGQLFRLLERTFDRADRNGRACVLRAVCEVAATPLKHNGLIGEIIDVIFTPNPSELLDIVYLEAQSYGSSGRDCIQHYPSCPSGKGIFDSVSLLIHDL